The following are encoded together in the Pseudomonas sediminis genome:
- a CDS encoding anti-virulence regulator CigR family protein, whose amino-acid sequence MLTKPQATLSIGLCILLATSPVLANPPPGKGKPGHQHDGGVQIDLRGPSVDIGQVRIVLGENRQLIGPTSSLPPGIAKNLARGKPLPPGIAKNFDSRLTSRLPYYEGYEWKQIGRDVVLVAIATGIVYEILRNVLD is encoded by the coding sequence ATGCTAACCAAACCCCAGGCAACGCTCAGCATTGGCCTGTGCATCTTGCTCGCCACCTCGCCAGTACTGGCCAACCCGCCCCCCGGTAAAGGCAAGCCTGGCCATCAGCATGATGGTGGCGTGCAGATCGACCTGCGCGGCCCGAGCGTGGATATCGGCCAGGTGCGCATCGTGCTCGGTGAGAATCGCCAGTTGATCGGCCCCACTTCATCACTACCGCCAGGCATCGCCAAGAACCTCGCTCGAGGCAAGCCGCTGCCTCCCGGCATCGCCAAGAACTTCGATAGCCGCCTGACTTCGCGCCTGCCCTATTACGAGGGCTACGAATGGAAGCAGATCGGCCGTGACGTCGTGCTGGTCGCCATCGCGACCGGGATCGTCTACGAAATCCTGCGTAACGTGCTGGACTGA
- a CDS encoding ABC transporter ATP-binding protein, translated as MLFRRFESLIDVFKPSPDVAPPAGMLRFYGHYLKQVWPLMLAVLVIGFFAALIEVALFAFLGQLIDMAQASTDASSFFSEHQSELLWMLLVALVIRPVVFGLHNLLTHQAVNPGLTNLIRWQNHRYVLKQSLSFFQNDFAGRIAQRVMQTGPSLRDSAMQVIDALWHVLVYAGSALYLFAAADLRLVVPLALWIVGYSAALWYFVPRIKARSAAASSARSKVMGRVVDGYSNIATLKLFAHSQEEESYAREAMQDLLDKFRLQSRTITALDFLITCLNGVLIVGTGALALWLWSQSLITTGAIALALGLVIRINNMAEWIMWVVNGIFENVGTVQDGMQSIVQPRQVLDRADAKPIQVQQGSVRFDDIHFHYSKRGGVIAGLSIDIRPGEKIGLVGPSGAGKSTLVNLLLRLYDLESGRILIDDQDIATVTQESLRANIGVVTQDTSLLHRSIRDNLRYGKPAASDEELWEAVRKARADAFIPTLDDSQGSRGMDAQVGERGVKLSGGQRQRIAIARVLLKDAPILVLDEATSALDSEVEAAIQESLDSLMEGKTVIAIAHRLSTIARMDRLVVIDQGQVIETGTHAELIAQGGLYARLWQHQTGGFVGVE; from the coding sequence ATGTTGTTTCGCCGCTTCGAATCCCTGATCGACGTCTTCAAACCCAGCCCTGACGTCGCCCCGCCCGCTGGCATGCTGCGCTTCTACGGTCACTACCTGAAACAGGTGTGGCCGCTGATGCTGGCCGTGCTGGTGATCGGCTTCTTCGCTGCCCTGATCGAGGTCGCGCTGTTCGCCTTCCTCGGCCAGTTGATCGACATGGCCCAGGCCAGCACGGATGCCAGCAGCTTCTTCAGCGAGCACCAGAGCGAGCTGCTGTGGATGCTGTTGGTGGCGCTGGTCATCCGCCCCGTGGTGTTCGGCCTGCACAACCTGCTCACCCACCAGGCGGTCAATCCGGGCCTGACCAACCTGATTCGCTGGCAGAACCATCGCTACGTACTCAAGCAGAGCCTGAGCTTCTTCCAGAACGACTTCGCCGGGCGTATTGCCCAGCGCGTGATGCAGACCGGCCCCTCGCTACGCGACTCGGCGATGCAGGTGATCGACGCACTGTGGCATGTGCTGGTCTATGCCGGCAGCGCGCTGTACCTGTTCGCCGCCGCCGATCTGCGCCTGGTGGTGCCGCTGGCATTGTGGATCGTCGGTTACAGCGCGGCGCTGTGGTACTTCGTGCCGCGCATCAAGGCGCGCTCGGCCGCCGCCTCCTCGGCGCGCTCGAAAGTCATGGGCCGGGTCGTCGATGGCTACAGCAACATCGCCACGCTCAAACTGTTCGCCCACTCGCAGGAAGAGGAAAGCTACGCCCGCGAAGCCATGCAGGACCTGCTCGACAAGTTCCGCCTGCAGTCACGCACCATCACTGCGCTGGACTTTCTCATCACCTGCCTCAATGGCGTGCTGATCGTCGGCACCGGTGCGCTGGCCCTGTGGCTGTGGAGCCAGTCGCTGATCACCACCGGCGCCATCGCCCTGGCGCTGGGCCTGGTGATCCGCATCAACAACATGGCCGAATGGATCATGTGGGTGGTCAACGGCATCTTCGAGAACGTCGGCACCGTGCAGGACGGCATGCAGAGCATCGTGCAGCCACGCCAGGTACTTGACCGCGCCGACGCCAAGCCGATCCAGGTGCAGCAGGGCAGCGTGCGCTTCGACGACATCCATTTCCACTACAGTAAGCGCGGCGGCGTGATCGCCGGCCTCAGCATCGATATTCGCCCCGGCGAAAAGATCGGCCTGGTCGGTCCGTCCGGCGCCGGCAAGTCGACCCTGGTCAACCTGCTGCTACGCCTCTATGACCTGGAAAGCGGCCGCATCCTGATCGACGATCAGGATATCGCCACGGTGACCCAGGAGAGCCTGCGCGCCAACATCGGCGTGGTGACCCAGGACACCTCACTGCTGCACCGCTCGATCCGCGACAACCTGCGCTACGGCAAGCCGGCTGCCAGCGACGAGGAGCTGTGGGAGGCGGTACGCAAGGCCCGCGCCGATGCCTTCATCCCCACCCTCGACGACAGCCAGGGCAGCCGTGGCATGGATGCGCAGGTCGGTGAACGCGGCGTGAAGCTGTCCGGCGGTCAGCGCCAGCGCATCGCCATCGCCCGCGTGCTGCTCAAGGACGCGCCGATCCTGGTGCTGGACGAAGCCACCTCGGCACTGGATTCGGAAGTGGAAGCGGCCATTCAGGAAAGCCTGGACAGCCTGATGGAAGGCAAGACGGTGATCGCCATCGCTCACCGCCTGTCGACCATCGCACGGATGGATCGCCTTGTCGTGATCGACCAAGGCCAGGTCATCGAAACCGGCACCCACGCCGAGCTGATTGCCCAGGGCGGCCTGTATGCACGCCTGTGGCAGCACCAGACCGGAGGATTCGTCGGGGTGGAGTAA
- a CDS encoding DEAD/DEAH box helicase: MFAQFALHERLLKAVAELNFVEPTPVQAAAIPPALEGKDLRVIAQTGSGKTAAFVLPLLNRLLGDGNSKQRLSIRALILLPTRELAQQTLKEVERFGQFTFLKAGLVTGGEDFKVQAAMMRKIDILIGTPGRLIEHANAGNLPLDEVEVLVFDEADRMLDMGFAEDAQRLAEACGPHQTLLFSATTGGNGLREMVAKVLKEPQHLMLNSVSQLNEGTRQQIITADHNYHKEQLVDWLLTNEAYDKAIVFTNTRVQADRLYGKLVTAGVKAFVLHGEKDQKDRKLAIERLRQGAVKVLVATDVAARGLDVEGLDLVINFDMPRSGDEYVHRIGRTGRAGGEGLAVSLICHTDWNLMSSIERYLKQRFERRTIKELKGVYQGPKNLKASGKAAGSKKKKTEKKDPKKATASKRKTGPRPAGKPSSLVSEDGSAPLKRKKPAAE, translated from the coding sequence GTGTTTGCCCAATTCGCCCTGCATGAACGCCTGCTGAAAGCCGTGGCCGAGCTTAATTTCGTCGAGCCGACTCCGGTGCAGGCGGCAGCGATTCCGCCTGCGCTGGAGGGCAAGGACCTACGGGTGATTGCCCAGACCGGCAGCGGCAAGACCGCCGCTTTCGTTCTGCCGCTGCTCAATCGCCTGCTCGGTGACGGCAACTCCAAGCAGCGTCTGAGCATTCGTGCGCTGATCCTGCTGCCGACCCGCGAGCTGGCCCAGCAGACGCTCAAGGAAGTCGAGCGCTTCGGCCAGTTCACCTTCCTCAAGGCCGGTCTGGTGACCGGTGGCGAGGACTTCAAGGTGCAGGCCGCGATGATGCGCAAGATCGATATTCTGATCGGCACGCCGGGCCGCCTGATCGAGCACGCCAACGCCGGCAATCTGCCGCTGGACGAGGTCGAAGTGCTGGTGTTCGACGAGGCTGACCGCATGCTCGACATGGGCTTTGCCGAAGACGCCCAGCGTCTGGCCGAAGCCTGCGGGCCACACCAGACCCTGCTGTTCTCCGCCACCACCGGCGGCAATGGCCTGCGCGAGATGGTCGCCAAGGTGCTCAAGGAGCCGCAGCACCTGATGCTCAACAGCGTCAGCCAGCTCAATGAGGGTACCCGCCAGCAGATCATCACGGCCGACCACAACTACCACAAGGAACAGCTGGTCGACTGGTTGCTGACCAACGAGGCCTACGACAAGGCCATCGTCTTCACCAACACCCGTGTGCAGGCCGACCGCCTGTACGGCAAGCTAGTGACCGCCGGGGTCAAGGCGTTCGTGCTGCATGGCGAGAAAGACCAGAAGGATCGTAAACTGGCCATCGAGCGCCTGCGCCAGGGCGCGGTCAAGGTGCTGGTGGCCACCGACGTGGCGGCGCGTGGCCTGGACGTCGAAGGCCTCGATCTGGTGATCAACTTCGACATGCCGCGTTCCGGCGATGAGTACGTGCACCGCATCGGCCGTACCGGCCGCGCCGGGGGCGAAGGCCTGGCGGTGTCGCTGATCTGTCACACCGATTGGAACCTGATGTCAAGCATCGAGCGCTACCTCAAACAGCGTTTCGAGCGTCGCACCATCAAGGAGCTGAAAGGCGTCTACCAGGGGCCGAAGAACCTCAAGGCGTCCGGCAAGGCCGCCGGCAGCAAGAAGAAAAAGACCGAGAAGAAAGACCCGAAAAAGGCTACCGCATCCAAGCGCAAGACCGGCCCACGCCCGGCTGGCAAGCCATCGTCGTTGGTCAGTGAAGATGGCAGCGCGCCGCTCAAGCGCAAGAAGCCGGCTGCGGAGTAA
- the rarD gene encoding EamA family transporter RarD: MQLSGRGVALSVGASVLFAVLPGYVQWLTPLDGVQIFAQRVLWSIPLVLLLVLLAGQTTLLRETFVRLRHEPLLLAACPLAAALIGVQWGLFLWAPLAGHMLEVSMGYFLLPLAMVLTGRLFYGERLRPLQRLAVTCAVLGVLHELWRTQAFSWLTLITALGYPPYFLLRRWMRLDALSGFVVEMLMLAPLAIWLIVAYGPVGAFAERPLLWLLVPVMALIGTLAFAAYIASSRLLPLGLFGILSYVEPVLLFAVALLVLGETFDAGQWLTYLPIWAAVLLVGWDSARLLRKQQRESIRPR; the protein is encoded by the coding sequence ATGCAACTGTCCGGACGTGGAGTAGCGCTATCGGTTGGCGCCTCGGTGCTGTTCGCCGTGCTGCCTGGCTACGTCCAGTGGCTGACGCCACTCGATGGCGTGCAGATATTCGCTCAGCGTGTGCTCTGGTCGATTCCGTTGGTTCTGCTGCTGGTGCTGCTGGCAGGGCAGACCACCTTGCTGCGCGAGACCTTCGTGCGTCTGCGCCACGAGCCGCTGTTGTTGGCTGCCTGCCCGTTGGCGGCCGCCTTGATTGGCGTGCAGTGGGGGCTGTTTCTCTGGGCGCCCTTGGCCGGGCATATGCTGGAAGTGTCCATGGGGTACTTCCTGCTGCCGTTGGCAATGGTGCTGACCGGTCGGCTGTTCTACGGCGAGCGCCTGCGTCCGCTGCAGCGCTTGGCAGTGACCTGTGCCGTGCTCGGCGTGCTGCATGAACTGTGGCGCACCCAGGCGTTCTCCTGGCTGACGTTGATCACTGCGTTGGGGTATCCGCCCTACTTCCTGCTGCGCCGCTGGATGCGCCTCGATGCGCTATCCGGTTTCGTGGTGGAGATGCTGATGCTGGCGCCGTTGGCGATTTGGCTGATCGTTGCCTACGGGCCGGTTGGCGCATTCGCTGAGCGGCCGCTGCTGTGGTTGCTGGTGCCGGTGATGGCGCTGATCGGTACGCTGGCCTTCGCTGCGTACATCGCGTCCAGCCGGCTGCTGCCCCTGGGGTTGTTCGGCATTCTCAGCTATGTCGAGCCAGTGCTGTTGTTCGCCGTGGCGCTACTGGTGCTGGGCGAGACTTTCGATGCGGGGCAGTGGTTGACCTACCTGCCGATCTGGGCGGCTGTGCTGCTGGTCGGCTGGGACAGTGCCCGGCTGCTGCGCAAGCAGCAGCGCGAGAGCATCAGGCCGCGTTGA
- a CDS encoding dihydrofolate reductase family protein encodes MNASLIYHVTSSLDGYIARPDGRIDWFDSPREADEEYAFQYFYSGIDALLMGRGTYEALLKRGGPWPYPGKPCVVLTRLALPRAADEIQLTHCTPAQAVAALNEAGFQRIWLVGGSLLAGNCYTAGLIDEVVINLVPHLLGAGIPLLATGMERSLTLSEQRRFNNGTLQVHYQVQKQASIPTQIPAARINAA; translated from the coding sequence ATGAACGCTTCGCTGATCTACCACGTCACGTCGAGCCTCGACGGCTATATCGCGCGCCCCGATGGCCGCATCGACTGGTTCGATTCGCCACGGGAGGCCGATGAAGAGTACGCCTTTCAGTACTTCTACTCCGGCATCGATGCCCTGCTGATGGGCCGCGGCACCTACGAGGCGTTGCTCAAACGGGGCGGTCCCTGGCCTTACCCCGGCAAGCCCTGCGTGGTGCTGACTCGCCTCGCGCTACCGCGCGCCGCGGACGAAATCCAGCTGACGCACTGCACACCGGCTCAAGCCGTAGCTGCACTGAACGAGGCCGGTTTCCAGCGCATCTGGCTGGTCGGCGGCAGCCTGCTGGCGGGTAACTGCTACACCGCCGGACTGATCGACGAGGTGGTGATCAACCTGGTACCGCACCTGCTCGGCGCCGGTATTCCACTGCTGGCCACCGGCATGGAACGCAGTCTGACGCTGAGCGAGCAACGCCGCTTCAACAACGGCACGTTGCAAGTGCACTACCAGGTGCAGAAGCAGGCCAGCATACCAACGCAGATACCCGCGGCGCGAATCAACGCGGCCTGA